CTGTGTGTCCAGAAAAGCAGAAAGGGTTGAGAGTGCAACATTCGTACCCTGCGCAACAGTCTTTAATTCTGCCGAAGCCTGTGGATTTCCGATGATCGCCGTCAGACTGGAAGATGTTTTTGAAATCATATCAGAAAGTTGGGAATATTTTTCTTTCATTTCACTTTCATTATCTAAGCTTTTCAACAAAAAATTATTACTATTCACCTGTAAATTGCAGCCTAAAACCATTTGTTCCACTTTCGAATATTCAACGGTGTATGCAGTTGTATCATCTGCGAATGCAGGGACCGACATGTTCAAGGAAAGTAACGCTGTTAAAGCAATTGTTGCAATTGATTTTCTTTTTTTCAAGAGAATTCCTCCTTACCTATAAATATAAAAGGTACTAGTATCAATTGGTTTTTTATTTCATTCCCTTTACGCTGCTTTCTCTGGAAAAATGCACATCCGAGGTCAGGCCTGGTTTTATAAAATCACTTTTTTCATCTGTTTTAAGCTGAACTTTTATGATACGGTCGCCATCCTTTTCCACTGCCTGATTTGAAATCTGAATAATATGCCCTGGAATTTTCATATTCTTGTTGGATGTAGGGACAATATACACTTTGCTGTCTGCGGATATCTGCCCGATAAATTCCTCCGGAACCTCCGCACTGACATAGATGCTGTCGGCGTCAATCAGATTGATTACTTTCTGAGCTGTTTGGCCGCTGATGATGGTACCCCTGACAACGTTGATTTCCTCTACTATTCCTGAATTCAGATTGGAAATAATGTTGTTTCCAGAAAGATATGGTTTCTTTGTTTTTGCGCCCATCAGATCAAGATCGATCTGTGCGGCATTGGCGCTGTTTTCCTGCTGGCTGAGCTGAACTTCCTTGCTTTTTAATTGAGTGTTTAGATTATCGAGCTCCTCCTGGAGCGTACGCTTGGTTTTTGTAATGCTATTCTTCGCATCTTTTACAGCTTTGACCTTTTGATCCAGTGCATCGGAATACTTACTATAATCGGATTGGGAGATCACGCCGTCACTCAGCAGCTTTTGGTATTTATTTAGGTCGTCTTGGGCCTGCTTTTCCTCCTTTTGTGCTAGTGAAAGAGTGTTCTGCAACAACTGCAGTTCGGGTTTGCTCCCATTGGTGAGTTCTTCCGTTTTGTAGGCAATTTGATTCTTTAGCACTGTAATATCAGCTTTCAGTGCAGCCTGGTCGACATTATTGATGGAAGCTTTAGTCGAATCGGCCTGCGTCTGCAGTTTCTTAACATTTTTCTGGTAATCGTCGGTGGACAGCGTAATCAGTGTGCTTCCGAGTTGTACAGTATCTCCTTCCTTAACGGCGATGCTTTCAACACGTGCCGGGAAGTCGATGCTGATCTGGTATACGTCATTATATTTGACTTCGCCCCAAGCTACAATATCTCCGCTTTGTCCGGAACTTTCAACAGACGAATTTGCTTGTGCCGCCGGTTGGCTCTTTTGGCAGCCGGAAAAGAACAGCAACAGTACAGCTGTTAATGCCGCTAAATATTTTCTCTTACCTAATCTCATACTTAACAGGACCTTCCTTTATCAATTATTCTACACTCTTCAGCGCCTGAAGCATGTCGATGGATTTTATTCTTTTACGCACAATATGGTTTACAATGGCCGCGAATGCCAGTGTTATCACCGCCGCAATCAGAATTCTGTCTGCGGCAACATGGCTGATCAAATCGAAGTCGTCGCCGAACCCATCGGCAATCGTACCGGCAAGATATTTTCCAATAGGAATCCCAAATATAATTCCAATAATGATAGAAAAAGTATTTTCCGCTAGCACCAGTGGCCGGATATTTTTTTGATGGAAACCCAGAACCTCCAATGTGGCA
Above is a window of Faecalispora anaeroviscerum DNA encoding:
- a CDS encoding HlyD family secretion protein gives rise to the protein MRLGKRKYLAALTAVLLLFFSGCQKSQPAAQANSSVESSGQSGDIVAWGEVKYNDVYQISIDFPARVESIAVKEGDTVQLGSTLITLSTDDYQKNVKKLQTQADSTKASINNVDQAALKADITVLKNQIAYKTEELTNGSKPELQLLQNTLSLAQKEEKQAQDDLNKYQKLLSDGVISQSDYSKYSDALDQKVKAVKDAKNSITKTKRTLQEELDNLNTQLKSKEVQLSQQENSANAAQIDLDLMGAKTKKPYLSGNNIISNLNSGIVEEINVVRGTIISGQTAQKVINLIDADSIYVSAEVPEEFIGQISADSKVYIVPTSNKNMKIPGHIIQISNQAVEKDGDRIIKVQLKTDEKSDFIKPGLTSDVHFSRESSVKGMK